A stretch of Phoenix dactylifera cultivar Barhee BC4 chromosome 16, palm_55x_up_171113_PBpolish2nd_filt_p, whole genome shotgun sequence DNA encodes these proteins:
- the LOC103716169 gene encoding 2-methyl-6-phytyl-1,4-hydroquinone methyltransferase 1, chloroplastic, whose protein sequence is MASSLLNGAENITLSRGRAPNGLGLLGSSLHGRCLPKMRRVSFNVNSRARSMVPRCSLSSSRPSSQPRFIQHKKEAFWFYRFLSIVYDHVINPGHWTEDMRDDALEPADLFDPRFKVVDVGGGTGFTTLGIIKHVYPQNVTILDQSPHQLAKARQKEALKECTIMEGDAEDLPFPTDSVDRYISAGSIEYWPDPQRGIKEAYRVLKLGGIACVIGPVYPTFWLARFFADMWMLFPKEEEYIEWFQKAGFKDVKLKRIGPKWYRGVRRHGLIMGCSVTGVKRASGDSPLQLGPKAEDVKQPVNPFAFLLRFILGTIAAAYFVLVPIYMWIKDQIVPKGMPI, encoded by the exons ATGGCTTCCTCGTTGCTTAATGGAGCGGAGAACATCACTCTCTCTAGAGGGAGAGCCCCCAACGGGCTGGGTTTATTGGGGTCTTCTCTCCACGGAAGATGCCTCCCGAAGATGAGAAGGGTGTCCTTTAATGTGAATTCTAGGGCTCGATCCATGGTACCCAGATGTAGCCTCTCATCTTCCAGGCCATCCTCCCAGCCCAGGTTCATTCAGCACAAAAAGGAGGCTTTTTGGTTCTATAGGTTCCTTTCCATAGTGTATGACCATGTCATAAACCCTGGGCACTGGACTGAGGACATGAGGGATGATGCCCTCGAGCCGGCTGATCTCTTCGATCCCAGGTTCAAGGTGGTGGACGTGGGCGGTGGGACGGGATTCACCACTCTGGGGATCATCAAGCATGTGTACCCCCAGAATGTTACAATTCTGGATCAGTCACCGCACCAGCTTGCCAAGGCGAGGCAGAAGGAGGCCCTCAAGGAGTGCACCATCATGGAGGGAGATGCCGAGGACCTCCCTTTCCCCACCGACTCCGTGGACCGGTATATCTCTGCTGGAAG TATCGAGTATTGGCCCGATCCGCAACGTGGAATCAAGGAAGCATACAGGGTGTTGAAACTTGGAGGAATAGCCTGTGTGATTGGTCCTGTATACCCAACCTTCTGGCTCGCTCGCTTCTTTGCTGACATGTGGATGCTCTTTCCTAAGGAAGAAGAATACATTGAATGGTTTCAAAAGGCTGGATTTAAGGATGTtaaattgaaaaggattggtcCCAAATGGTACCGTGGTGTTCGTCGGCATGGTCTGATTATGGGATGCTCTGTGACGGGTGTGAAAAGAGCATCTGGGGATTCCCCTCtgcag CTTGGTCCAAAGGCTGAGGACGTGAAGCAACCTGTGAATCCATTTGCCTTCCTCTTGCGTTTCATCTTAGGTACCATTGCAGCAGCATACTTTGTGTTGGTGCCCATTTATATGTGGATTAAAGATCAGATAGTCCCCAAGGGAATGccaatatga